A region of Denticeps clupeoides chromosome 19, fDenClu1.1, whole genome shotgun sequence DNA encodes the following proteins:
- the LOC114769343 gene encoding LOW QUALITY PROTEIN: platelet glycoprotein V-like (The sequence of the model RefSeq protein was modified relative to this genomic sequence to represent the inferred CDS: inserted 2 bases in 2 codons), translating to MALGLVLALWLAPQLVRAECPAGCTCNKNGAVMCTGSIADIPSPMPVHTYHLILHATHVRALGKDELARLPLITRFAVTHSGLDALHPQAFGQSQQLRSIKLSENNLSSLPSPVFMGLSLLEELHLDGNQITSIDRMLFEGLVNLTELDVSRNSVTYLDADVFRSLGSLRFLNLGRNLLARLPPALFHPLARLQHLMIYSNRLQTLEAGAFDGLAELRELKLHSNRIXEPPPRLFFFTPELSTLTLSSNALQNVPERTFYHLPDITKLTLFKNPLLFLPDQLVGHMPKLKELYLYGTKLTTVPWNLFANMTGLESLNLHLNSELRDLPRDLFCCQPNLQKLSLRYNNLENLHPQLFXHLTNLQVLLLNNNRLRALPEHIFYNLSNLQSIQLHENRLRSLPANIFTLKMNNRSALQNVTLGGNPWDCTCSTAGMLDWIRDHENHILDDPTCQEPFELQNISVASVRHVPCPTSPAVRVTTSQGSVATPVHNPTSVTSSPHWTTSTLAAISNHSPDTPTAHTSSSAFSDHLRPTPTSPPPLSNAEISTRYFSSKLVLESGPDIIHNNHLGGWVYLWSVPASGTYREFLLTLHVVLLLAGAALILASVFALVRLHQALVHVVKCSGREKARVVRDSL from the exons ATGGCGCTCGGCCTCGTCCTGGCGCTCTGGCTGGCGCCCCAGCTGGTCCGTGCTGAGTGTCCTGCCGGCTGCACGTGCAACAAGAACGGGGCGGTGATGTGCACCGGAAGCATCGCCGATATTCCGTCGCCGATGCCCGTCCACACGTATCACCTGATCCTGCACGCCACCCACGTGAGGGCCCTCGGCAAGGACGAGCTGGCGCGGCTCCCCCTCATCACTCGCTTCGCGGTGACCCACAGCGGCCTGGACGCCCTGCACCCGCAGGCCTTCGGCCAGTCTCAGCAGCTCCGCTCCATCAAGCTCTCGGAGAACAACCTCTCCAGCCTGCCGAGCCCGGTCTTCATGGGCCTGTCTCTCCTGGAGGAGCTGCACTTGGACGGGAACCAGATTACCAGCATCGACCGAATGCTCTTCGAGGGCCTGGTCAACCTGACGGAGCTGGACGTCAGCAGGAACAGCGTCACGTACCTGGACGCCGACGTCTTCCGGAGCCTCGGGAGTCTCCGCTTCCTGAACCTGGGGAGGAATCTTCTCGCCCGTCTGCCGCCGGCCCTGTTCCACCCACTCGCGCGCCTCCAGCACCTGATGATCTACAGCAACCGGCTGCAGACACTGGAGGCCGGTGCTTTTGACGGCTTGGCCGAGCTCCGTGAGCTCAAGCTCCACAGCAACCGGA CAGAGCCTCCCCCGCGCCTCTTTTTCTTCACGCCTGAACTCTCAACCCTGACCCTTTCATCGAATGCTCTTCAGAACGTCCCGGAGAGGACCTTCTACCACTTGCCTGACATCACCAAGCTCACGCTGTTTAAAAACCCACTGCTCTTCCTGCCAGACCAGCTGGTTGGTCACATGCCGAAGCTGAAGGAGCTCTACCTGTATGGAACCAAGCTGACCACAGTCCCATGGAACCTGTTTGCCAACATGACCGGACTTGAGAGCCTCAATCTTCATCTGAACTCAGAGCTTCGAGACCTGCCCAGAGACCTGTTCTGCTGCCAGCCCAACCTGCAGAAACTTTCTCTGAGATACAACAACCTGGAGAACCTACATCCTCAACTGT CTCACCTGACCAACCTTCAAGTCCTGCTCCTCAACAACAACCGGCTTCGGGCTCTGCCCGAGCACATCTTCTACAACCTTTCAAACCTGCAGAGCATCCAGCTACACGAGAACCGCCTTCGCTCCCTCCCGGCTAACATCTTCACGCTAAAGATGAACAACCGGAGTGCCCTGCAGAACGTGACCCTTGGAGGAAACCCATGGGACTGTACGTGCAGCACTGCAGGCATGCTAGACTGGATTCGGGACCATGAAAACCACATCCTAGATGATCCAACGTGCCAGGAACCCTTTGAATTACAAAACATCTCTGTGGCGTCTGTGAGGCACGTTCCATGTCCCACGTCTCCAGCAGTTCGTGTCACCACAAGTCAGGGCTCCGTCGCCACCCCAGTGCACAACCCAACCTCTGTAACGTCAAGTCCCCATTGGACAACTTCAACACTTGCAGCTATTTCGAATCACTCTCCTGACACACCCACTGCACACACCTCATCCTCCGCCTTCTCCGATCACCTACGGCCGACACCAACATCTCCACCTCCTCTGAGCAACGCTGAGATCTCCACCCGATATTTCTCCAGCAAACTGGTTCTTGAAAGTGGGCCAGACATCATCCACAACAATCACCTGGGAGGCTGGGTCTACCTGTGGAGCGTCCCGGCCAGCGGGACCTACAGAGAGTTCCTGCTGACCCTTCACGTGGTGCTGCTGCTCGCGGGCGCGGCCCTGATCCTGGCCAGCGTGTTCGCGCTGGTCCGCCTGCACCAGGCGTTGGTACATGTGGTGAAATGTTCTGGGCGGGAAAAAGCACGGGTGGTACG